In Cherax quadricarinatus isolate ZL_2023a chromosome 28, ASM3850222v1, whole genome shotgun sequence, a single window of DNA contains:
- the LOC138850946 gene encoding uncharacterized protein, translated as MRPLAMTGCWRVVIGTLISVLCGVVSSSSPSSVARDQCQGSSGAGCEPDLVITSSGSYTLVKRSTDRDQILKLFVMPGADFSFLNITLGFAKLSKMPDGAKTLPDHLWEGVKNWLFEGPLEKVRGKINSLLATVSRKLGDLTGASHSQVLSASTLGLSDACRWYNLTVQAIRSEQKITNKWALRVLVDGAVFIYPTSYWWSLNWVLWMEVSSMGSSKWVTTRDTVCPSHPWVAVAAAVVVGVVLVISVAVTTYCFYKRKCCGETEKLCNVEVGFV; from the coding sequence ATGAGACCTTTAGCAATGACGGGCTGCTGGCGTGTTGTTATTGGGACATTAATATCGGTTTTATGTGGAGTTGTGTCATCATCATCACCTTCTTCTGTCGCCCGAGATCAGTGCCAGGGAAGCAGCGGAGCAGGTTGTGAGCCAGACCTTGTCATTACCTCATCAGGCTCCTACACGCTGGTGAAGAGGTCCACAGATCGGGACCAGATCCTCAAACTCTTCGTGATGCCTGGGGCAGATTTCTCTTTTCTGAATATTACTCTGGGCTTCGCCAAGCTCAGCAAGATGCCGGACGGCGCCAAAACACTTCCAGATCACTTGTGGGAGGGAGTAAAGAACTGGCTCTTCGAGGGCCCTCTGGAGAAGGTCCGCGGGAAAATCAACAGTCTTCTGGCCACCGTCAGCAGGAAACTCGGCGACTTGACCGGAGCTTCTCACAGTCAGGTGTTGTCCGCAAGTACTTTGGGCCTCAGTGATGCCTGCCGTTGGTATAACCTTACTGTGCAGGCAATTCGCAGCGAACAgaaaataacgaataagtgggccCTGAGGGTGTTAGTGGACGGAGCAGTCTTCATATATCCGACGTCGTACTGGTGGAGCCTTAACTGGGTGCTGTGGATGGAGGTGTCGTCGATGGGATCGTCGAAGTGGGTGACTACCCGGGACACCGTCTGCCCGTCGCATCCCTGGGTCGCAGTAGCAGCGGCTGTGGTCGTCGGGGTCGTCCTTGTCATATCTGTCGCTGTCACAACGTACTGCTTCTATAAAAGGAAGTGTTGCGGTGAGACTGAGAAACTTTGTAATGTGGAAGTAGGCTTTGTGTAG